The nucleotide sequence GTTAAGATCGACTTGATGTCAAGATTATAGCGATCTTTCCTACGACTATGagtttaatattttgaatttgtgcgtgttttgaaagataaattaaatGCTTATATAAAGAAttcttttgaaaagaaaaaaaactcatagAGATTCAAAATACGAAACAAACCATTATAGACGGATGTAAAATTAAcagaaatcattaaaaaaataaagtctTATTTTTACCGTTGAAAAGATTATACGTAAAAACCTAAAATAAGAATACTCGCAACGGTTAAAAACTTACAATGGGTATTTGTGTATttagctaatatatatatatatatgccattgGTTCGTAAACtattagctatatatatatatgtgtgtgtgtataaaatGGTGGCATTTGGCTAACATTTCTATTATTGGATAGAGGCTTTAATTAGTAAGAAAATCTTGTAAACAGAAACATCTAGAACAGCCCGAAGATGGCGCGGCCGTTTCCTACGATATGCTTGCATGAAGAATCGCACCATCCATGCAGCCAGCCGTATCAAATCTCTCACCTCtattcatctatatatatatatataaccaccATTTTTCCCAATCATGATCTTCTCGTCTCCCTCCTCTCTTATTCAAGAACGATCAATAACAGCAATAAGAACAACAAAAACCCTTTCTTTTGTGTTTCTCTGATCTCTCTCACATATTGTCTCTctaattaatcttaatctctcatatatttagtttttgtctcatagaaagagagagaggatcgGACATTGAAGAAATGGATTCGAAGTCGTTTCTGCCATTGTTTCTGCTGATCTCTTCGTGGGTTTCGACGGGGTTCTGCCGGAGCCTCTTGGATCTGGCCGGCGAGAGCCTCACCGACGGCTCGATGTCGTGCATCCAGAAGTTGTTGCCTTGCCAACCCTATTTACACCCACCTCCCTCGTTGTCGTCACCGCCGCCGGCCACCTGTTGCACCCCGCTCAAGGAGATGCTCTCCGCCGATTCCAACTGCCTGTGCCAGGTCTTCAACAACGTTGTTCTTCTCAAGAAGTTCAACCTCACTCAGGACGATGCCCTGAAACTTCCAAAAGCTTGTGGCGCCGCCGCCGACATCTCCCTTTGTGAAAAAGGTATTTAATTAACCATCAATTTTACTTCATTTTGCTAaacccccccccgccccccccccaagttgttaggagcacaCCGCCATGCAACAAGAATGTAATATAATTGCCCTCGCACGTGTCACTATGTGATAAATTATAATTCGCatcaataaattatgaatttaattttttattttaaataatgagacaaaattttcagattttcagATGCGATTTAACTCATTTATCAAAATCAAGAGCACAAACGACAAGAGACCGTGCGAGTagtaattcaaaaaatataatgtaatataattaattcaaCTCAATGTTGATGTCTATAATCTCAAAATAATGGCTCCATTATTGAAAATATAGGTTTATAGGTATaatgaaattaatgaaaagtTTAATTTgtcacacataaaaaaaaaatttaaagtataagaattaaattaatttaaaaattaagtttaaggatgtaataaaaataataaaaaaatctgaataaacacatgaaaaaaactttaaaaatatataagaataaaaatatgaatttaatcCATCACAACCAAGGATGagatcatgcatgcatataCCAAATCATCTCCCACATTAGCGAAATTGGCACCCACTTTTCCTTTTGATTAATAGTTCAATGCCTGATaattcttatctctttatttttttgttaatgttATCTTGTATCTAATTGTTATTTgcaatgttttgatttttttcatttcagaTGGTGTCACACCAAGTAATTCACCCACAACCCCAGCAGATGCAAATCCTACCAACACTAGTAAGTTCTACTCATCGTGGTCGCATGCTTTAATCTCCTTAGTTGCCCGTTTCACAATAAAATTTCTAATGTCATTATGAGAATTACGTTTTGTAAATatagttttaagaaaaaaaaaattagtgtcTAAATGAGTCATTTcagaaataatttcaaattttgattgagagaaaagtcagtgtgaaaaaaaaataaaaagataaatagaatAGCACAAATGTAATATTCGATCTCCTTTGCTACAAGTTTTTGTTATTCTATTTACTAGTCATTTTTTACATTTCTAAACCATTTTAATGACTCACAATACATCTGAATTTCAATGAAGtcttattacaatatttttcttCATAAATGTTGTATATTTTCCAGAGTCTACTTCGGGTAACAGCGGAAGCAGAGAGAGTGGAGCTGGTAGGGTAGGCGCCAATGGGCCAGTTTATGCCATTCATCATCATGTGATTATGGGCACAATGTTGGCCATATTGTTCTAATAAGCCCTCATGGAAGATGGTTCTTTATGGTCTCTTGTTAACCACCAAATTTAAAATGGGTGGAAGTACAAGTGCTCACACTTTACCTGCTACTGCTAGCCTAAATTAAGATATATGGTGGTGGTTTGTTTGTAATTTGCCAGAGACTTGATTCAGAATGTGGTTGTTCTTGTGCTCCTCCTCTCCTCCCTTCCTTCtctatttaattaatgtttGGCAATACATGTTCAAATGTCATGCCTTAACTTCTCTTATTCAATGTAACAACAACTAAATAATTCTATTAGTTATGATATACATaccatattttaaattatttaattaatctatgAACAAAAATATTACTTGAACGCAATAAGTGATAGAATAGGCTTTatctaaaactaaaatatacTTATTACCATTTAATTACTGTTTAGACAACCATAAAAAATcaataacatacacaaaaattatattaattttagttaaaataaaaaatgatttataataatattacttaaaattaacaatacATCTTATCGATATTTTGAAGGCTAAAcctatatttatgttatttaatttttttattattttaattatattcttatatttatatttttaaattaatttaaatcatacttttaatgcataaaaataaaataaaataaaataaatcaaattaaaacgtaaaagtataaaattttaattaatttaaaaaataatatatattatgtttatatatatatgacaccAACTGCTTCACGACCTCCCATTCAATTCCTCCACCCTCGTCATTTTCTCACCACTTTCtcaatacatattatttatcataatattataatatatatattctactatattatatataatatattatgtaatatgcattgagaaaattgagagatgAAATTGTTGTGGAGAAATTGAATGGGAGGCCAGGTGAAGCTGTTGGTGGC is from Diospyros lotus cultivar Yz01 chromosome 2, ASM1463336v1, whole genome shotgun sequence and encodes:
- the LOC127794069 gene encoding non-specific lipid transfer protein GPI-anchored 3; this encodes MDSKSFLPLFLLISSWVSTGFCRSLLDLAGESLTDGSMSCIQKLLPCQPYLHPPPSLSSPPPATCCTPLKEMLSADSNCLCQVFNNVVLLKKFNLTQDDALKLPKACGAAADISLCEKDGVTPSNSPTTPADANPTNTKSTSGNSGSRESGAGRVGANGPVYAIHHHVIMGTMLAILF